The genomic segment ACGTCTCCCTGAGACGGATCAGAAACAACACGTGATCAAACCAACAGATGTGTGTGAACTTACAAAATCTGAGTTACAAAGTCTGAGTGACTGACCTGAGTTATGGCCTCCAACTCAGCCAGAACAGCATCTTCATCCTCCTGTGACAAAGAGCCGGCCAGCATCTCGTCTATTTGCTGCACAAGGACGAAGACTCAGTTAACCCGATGGACCCAGTGTATTTGTGATTACCTCAGTTCTAAATTATGTTGATTCATGATTTAAACAGTGCAATTAAATGACACCGACTGCTGGGACTTACCCTTTGGTACTCAATGGCGTCCTGGGTTTCATCCATAATCCGTTCTACTTCTTCAATAGACATCACCTAGTGAGAAAATAGTCAATCAGAGATCACCAGCGAGGTATCACACATGAGATTCCTTCCTTCTACCATCAGAACCATCACCTACCTCGTGCATTTTCTTCAGACATTCATTTCCAGTTTTCAACCCATCAATCACTTTCCTTTCAATCTGAGCAAACTCCAGGTCTTGAACCTGAAATAAGTGGGAGAGAGCGACACTTTCAGGTTAATGTTGCTGCTGCCACCCGCTGTGCATCAGTAGGAACCCCTCTGGTCACTCACCATCCGCTCCAAGTTGCTTATCTGGTTCTCTGTCTTGTCTAAGAGTTGGTCCTGGTAGCGTTTCTTTTT from the Anabas testudineus chromosome 19, fAnaTes1.2, whole genome shotgun sequence genome contains:
- the chmp6b gene encoding charged multivesicular body protein 6, whose amino-acid sequence is MGNIFGKKKQTRVTEQDKAILQLKQQRDKLRQYQKRINVQLEKERLLAKQLLKDGKKEKALLLLKKKRYQDQLLDKTENQISNLERMVQDLEFAQIERKVIDGLKTGNECLKKMHEVMSIEEVERIMDETQDAIEYQRQIDEMLAGSLSQEDEDAVLAELEAITQGDVELPEVPSDELPEVPEAAKEKPEREPSRKKPEREQLAI